A stretch of Equus caballus isolate H_3958 breed thoroughbred chromosome 11, TB-T2T, whole genome shotgun sequence DNA encodes these proteins:
- the LOC111775645 gene encoding keratin, type I cytoskeletal 10-like isoform X2 encodes MSVRYSSRKQYSSSRSGGGGGGGSSLRISSSRGSFGGGFSSGGFSGGSFSRGSSGGGCFGGSSGGYGGGSGGGFGGGSFGGGYGSSSLGGGFGGGSFGGGSFGGGSFGGGSFVGGSFGGGFGGGFGGDGGLLSGNEKVTMQNLNDRLASYLDKVRALEESNYELEGKIKEWYEKHGNAGQREPRDYSKYYQIIEDLKNQIINLTNDNANVVLQIDNARLAADDFRLKYENELALRQSVEADINGLRRVLDELTLTKADLEMQIESLTEELAYLKKNHEEEMRDLQNVSTGDVNVEMNAAPGVDLTELLNNMRNQYEQLAEQNRKDAEAWFNEKSQELTTEINSNIEQMSSHKSEITELRRTVQGLEIELQSQLALKQSLEASLAETEGRYCVQLSQIQAQISSLEEQLQQIRAETECQNAEYQQLLDIKIRLENEIQTYRSLLEGEGSSGGGGRAYDGRSGDGYGGGSVGGYRIARSSGGYGGGSSSGGYGGGSSSGGGHGGSSGGGQAGGSSGGLGGSSGGGYGGSSSSGGHKSSSSGSAGESSSKGPRY; translated from the exons ATGTCTGTTCGATACAGCTCACGCAAGCAATACTCTTCCTCCCGCAGTGGaggcggaggaggagggggaTCATCTCTCAGAATTTCAAGCAGCAGAGGCTCCTTTGGTGGAGGATTTAGCTCAGGGGGGTTCAGTGGTGGCTCTTTTAGCCGTGGCAGCTCTGGTGGAGGCTGCTTTGGTGGCTCATCGGGAGGCTATGGAGGAGGATCAGGAGGAGGTTTTGGTGGAGGCAGCTTTGGTGGAGGCTATGGAAGCAGCAGCTTAGGTGGGGGCTTCGGAGGAGGCAGCTTTGGAGGAGGCAGCTTCGGAGGAGGCAGCTTCGGAGGAGGCAGCTTCGTTGGGGGCAGCTTTGGAGGAGGCTTCGGTGGTGGATTTGGAGGAGATGGCGGCCTtctttctggaaatgaaaaagtaaccATGCAGAATCTGAACGACCGCCTGGCTTCCTACTTGGACAAAGTTAGGGCTCTGGAAGAATCAAACTATGAGCTGGAAGGCAAAATCAAGGAGTGGTATGAAAAGCATGGCAACGCAGGCCAGCGGGAGCCTCGTGACTACAGCAAATACTACCAAATCATTGAAGATCTTAAAAATCAG ATCATCAATCTAACCAATGATAATGCCAATGTGGTGCTTCAGATCGACAACGCCAGGCTGGCAGCTGACGACTTCAGGCTGAA gtatgagaatGAGCTGGCCCTGCGCCAGAGCGTGGAGGCCGACATCAATGGCCTGCGCAGGGTGCTGGACGAGCTGACCTTGACCAAGGCTGACCTAGAGATGCAGATTGAGAGCCTGACTGAAGAGCTCGCCTACCTGAAGAAGAACCATGAGGAG GAAATGAGAGACCTCCAAAACGTGTCCACTGGTGACGTGAATGTGGAAATGAATGCTGCCCCAGGTGTTGATCTGACCGAACTTCTGAATAACATGAGAAATCAGTATGAACAACTTGCTGAACAGAACCGCAAAGACGCTGAGGCCTGGTTCAATGAAAAG AGCCAGGAACTGACTACAGAAATCAACAGTAACATCGAACAAATGTCCAGCCATAAATCTGAGATTACTGAATTGAGACGCACTGTTCAAGGTCTGGAGATTGAACTACAGTCCCAATTGGCCCTG AAACAATCTCTGGAAGCCTCCTTGGCAGAAACGGAAGGCCGCTACTGTGTACAGCTCTCACAGATCCAGGCTCAGATCTCCTCTCTGGAGGAACAACTACAGCAGATTCGAGCAGAAACCGAGTGCCAGAATGCTGAGTACCAACAACTCCTGGATATTAAGATCAGACTGGAGAATGAAATTCAAACCTACCGCAGCCTGCTAGAAGGAGAGGGAAG TtccggcggcggcgggcgcgcctATGACGGACGTTCCGGCGACGGCTACGGAGGCGGTTCCGTCGGCGGCTACAGGATCGCCAGGTCCAGCGGCGGCTACGGCGGCGGAAGCTCCAGCGGCGGCTACGGCGGCGGAAGCtccagcggcggcggacacggcgGCAGTTCCGGGGGCGGCCAGGCCGGCGGTTCCAGCGGAGGTCTCGGCGGCAGTTCCGGCGGCGGCTACGGTGGCAGCAGTTCCAGCGGAGGCCACAAGTCCTCGTCTTCCGGGTCCGCTGGCGAGTCCTCATCTAAGGGACCAAG ATACTAA
- the LOC111775645 gene encoding keratin, type I cytoskeletal 10-like isoform X1 has protein sequence MSVRYSSRKQYSSSRSGGGGGGGSSLRISSSRGSFGGGFSSGGFSGGSFSRGSSGGGCFGGSSGGYGGGSGGGFGGGSFGGGYGSSSLGGGFGGGSFGGGSFGGGSFGGGSFVGGSFGGGFGGGFGGDGGLLSGNEKVTMQNLNDRLASYLDKVRALEESNYELEGKIKEWYEKHGNAGQREPRDYSKYYQIIEDLKNQIINLTNDNANVVLQIDNARLAADDFRLKYENELALRQSVEADINGLRRVLDELTLTKADLEMQIESLTEELAYLKKNHEEEMRDLQNVSTGDVNVEMNAAPGVDLTELLNNMRNQYEQLAEQNRKDAEAWFNEKSQELTTEINSNIEQMSSHKSEITELRRTVQGLEIELQSQLALKQSLEASLAETEGRYCVQLSQIQAQISSLEEQLQQIRAETECQNAEYQQLLDIKIRLENEIQTYRSLLEGEGSSGGGGRAYDGRSGDGYGGGSVGGYRIARSSGGYGGGSSSGGYGGGSSSGGGHGGSSGGGQAGGSSGGLGGSSGGGYGGSSSSGGHKSSSSGSAGESSSKGPRSAETSWDTKKASVIKTIIEEVAPDGRVLSSMVESETKKHYY, from the exons ATGTCTGTTCGATACAGCTCACGCAAGCAATACTCTTCCTCCCGCAGTGGaggcggaggaggagggggaTCATCTCTCAGAATTTCAAGCAGCAGAGGCTCCTTTGGTGGAGGATTTAGCTCAGGGGGGTTCAGTGGTGGCTCTTTTAGCCGTGGCAGCTCTGGTGGAGGCTGCTTTGGTGGCTCATCGGGAGGCTATGGAGGAGGATCAGGAGGAGGTTTTGGTGGAGGCAGCTTTGGTGGAGGCTATGGAAGCAGCAGCTTAGGTGGGGGCTTCGGAGGAGGCAGCTTTGGAGGAGGCAGCTTCGGAGGAGGCAGCTTCGGAGGAGGCAGCTTCGTTGGGGGCAGCTTTGGAGGAGGCTTCGGTGGTGGATTTGGAGGAGATGGCGGCCTtctttctggaaatgaaaaagtaaccATGCAGAATCTGAACGACCGCCTGGCTTCCTACTTGGACAAAGTTAGGGCTCTGGAAGAATCAAACTATGAGCTGGAAGGCAAAATCAAGGAGTGGTATGAAAAGCATGGCAACGCAGGCCAGCGGGAGCCTCGTGACTACAGCAAATACTACCAAATCATTGAAGATCTTAAAAATCAG ATCATCAATCTAACCAATGATAATGCCAATGTGGTGCTTCAGATCGACAACGCCAGGCTGGCAGCTGACGACTTCAGGCTGAA gtatgagaatGAGCTGGCCCTGCGCCAGAGCGTGGAGGCCGACATCAATGGCCTGCGCAGGGTGCTGGACGAGCTGACCTTGACCAAGGCTGACCTAGAGATGCAGATTGAGAGCCTGACTGAAGAGCTCGCCTACCTGAAGAAGAACCATGAGGAG GAAATGAGAGACCTCCAAAACGTGTCCACTGGTGACGTGAATGTGGAAATGAATGCTGCCCCAGGTGTTGATCTGACCGAACTTCTGAATAACATGAGAAATCAGTATGAACAACTTGCTGAACAGAACCGCAAAGACGCTGAGGCCTGGTTCAATGAAAAG AGCCAGGAACTGACTACAGAAATCAACAGTAACATCGAACAAATGTCCAGCCATAAATCTGAGATTACTGAATTGAGACGCACTGTTCAAGGTCTGGAGATTGAACTACAGTCCCAATTGGCCCTG AAACAATCTCTGGAAGCCTCCTTGGCAGAAACGGAAGGCCGCTACTGTGTACAGCTCTCACAGATCCAGGCTCAGATCTCCTCTCTGGAGGAACAACTACAGCAGATTCGAGCAGAAACCGAGTGCCAGAATGCTGAGTACCAACAACTCCTGGATATTAAGATCAGACTGGAGAATGAAATTCAAACCTACCGCAGCCTGCTAGAAGGAGAGGGAAG TtccggcggcggcgggcgcgcctATGACGGACGTTCCGGCGACGGCTACGGAGGCGGTTCCGTCGGCGGCTACAGGATCGCCAGGTCCAGCGGCGGCTACGGCGGCGGAAGCTCCAGCGGCGGCTACGGCGGCGGAAGCtccagcggcggcggacacggcgGCAGTTCCGGGGGCGGCCAGGCCGGCGGTTCCAGCGGAGGTCTCGGCGGCAGTTCCGGCGGCGGCTACGGTGGCAGCAGTTCCAGCGGAGGCCACAAGTCCTCGTCTTCCGGGTCCGCTGGCGAGTCCTCATCTAAGGGACCAAGGTCAGCAGAAACTAGCTGGG ATACTAAGAAAGCCAGTGTAATCAAGACAATTATTGAAGAGGTGGCACCTGACGGTAGAGTCCTTTCATCTATGGTTGAATCAGAAACCAAGAAACACTACTATTAA